A single region of the Gossypium arboreum isolate Shixiya-1 chromosome 12, ASM2569848v2, whole genome shotgun sequence genome encodes:
- the LOC108479686 gene encoding ABC transporter C family member 10-like, with translation MEDLWTMFCGESACSDRYGKPCDSALWHLINPSSCINQSMIICFDILLLVMLLFNMIQKPSPKTVGIPARFRNRSALQIASAIVNGGIGLVYLCFGVWIVEEKLRKTQTVLPLNWWVLALFQGSTWLLVGLTVSLRGNQFRRTPIRLLSILAIIYAVIVCVLSLFAVILNGIVKTKIFLDALSLPGAILLLFCAYKGYKYGDGDQKTDESGLYDHLVAEANGSTKDDKTVQVTPFATAGCFSKFSFWWLNPLMKKGREKTLTEEDMPKLSVAERAESCYFLFLELLNKQKQANPSSQPSILKTIIICHWREILMSGFFALLKILTLSSGPLILNSFILVAEGHGSFEYEGYVLAISLFCAKCIESLSQRQWYFRVRLIGLKIRSLLTAAIYKKQLRLSNAARSMHSSGEITNYVTVDAYRIGEFPFWFHQTWTTSLQLCIALVILFRAVGLATFAALVVIILTVICNAPLAKLQHKFQRNLMVSQDERLKASSEALINMKVLKLYAWESHFKKVIEKLRAVEYKWLQAVQLRKAYNSFLFWSSPVLVSAATFGACYFLNIPLHASNVFTFVATLRLVQDPIRAIPDVIGIVIQAKVAFARVLKFLEAPELQSGNVRKKRHMENGDLAISIKSGGFSWEENVSKPTLRDITLEVRMGEKVAVCGEVGSGKSTLLAAILGEVPNVQGSIQVFGKIAYVSQTAWIQTGTIQDNILFGSAMDKQRYEETLERCSLVKDLELFPYGDQTEIGERGVNLSGGQKQRIQLARALYQDADIYLLDDPFSAVDAHTATSLFNEYVMEALASKAVLLVTHQVDFLPAFDSVLLMSDGEILQAASYHHLLASSQEFQDLVNAHKETAGGGRAAEVNPAKGHGTSTAEIKKSYVEKEFKEPVGDQLIKQEEREKGDTGLKPYLQYLNQNKGFVFFFLSTFFHLLFVCGQIAQNSWMAANVDNPNVSSLNLITVYLAIGVFSTLLLLSRSLSTVTLGMRSSRSLFSQLLNSLFRAPMSFYDSTPLGRLLSRVSVDLSIVDLDVPFSLIFAFVATLNTYSNLGVLAVVTWQVLFVSVPMIYLAIRLQNYYFSTAKELMRINGTTKSLVANHLAESIAGAVTIRAFEEEERFFTTSLDLIDTNASPFFHSFTANEWLIQRLETLSAFVLASAALCMVLLPPGTFSSGFIGMALSYGLSLNMSLVFSIQNQCTIANYIISVERLNQYMDIPSEAPEVIEENRPPSNWPAVGKVEIRDLQIRYRPDAPLVLRGISCTFQGGHKIGIVGRTGSGKTTLISALFRLVEPTGGKILVDGIDICTIGLHDLRSRFGIIPQDPTLFNGTVRYNLDPLSQHTDQEIWEVLDKCQLREAVQEKEDGLDSLVVEDGSNWSMGQRQLFCLGRALLRRSRVLVLDEATASIDNATDLILQKTIRTEFADCTVITVAHRIPTVMDCTMVLAISDGKLVEYDEPTTLIQREGSLFGQLVQEYWSHYRSAESH, from the exons ATGGAGGATTTATGGACTATGTTTTGTGGGGAATCTGCTTGTTCAGATAGATATGGAAAGCCCTGTGATTCGGCTTTGTGGCATCTCATTAATCCTTCTTCCTGCATTAATCAGTCCATGATAATTTGTTTCGATATCCTCCTATTAGTAATGCTCTTGTTCAACATGATTCAGAAACCATCACCGAAAACAGTTGGCATCCCTGCGCGCTTTCGAAACCGTTCTGCTTTGCAAATAGCTTCTGCTATTGTTAATGGTGGTATTGGATTGGTGTACTTGTGCTTTGGCGTTTGGATTGTGGAAGAGAAGTTGAGGAAAACACAAACTGTTTTGCCTTTGAATTGGTGGGTGCTGGCACTGTTTCAGGGTTCCACATGGTTATTGGTGGGTTTAACTGTGAGCCTCAGGGGTAACCAGTTTCGTAGGACACCGATTCGATTACTGTCAATTCTCGCTATCATATATGCAGTAATAGTTTGTGTGCTGTCCCTTTTTGCTGTTATTCTGAACGGAATAGTGAAGACAAAAATATTTTTGGATGCTCTGTCATTACCTGGAGCCATATTGTTGCTGTTTTGTGCTTACAAGGGATATAAGTATGGAGATGGTGATCAGAAAACAGATGAAAGTGGCCTTTATGACCATTTAGTTGCTGAGGCCAATGGTAGTACCAAAGATGATAAAACCGTTCAGGTTACCCCTTTTGCTACGGCTGGATGCTTTAGCAAATTCTCCTTTTGGTGGTTGAATCCTTTGATGAAGAAAGGTAGGGAGAAGACTTTGACCGAAGAAGATATGCCCAAGTTAAGTGTGGCGGAGAGAGCTGAAAGCTGCTACTTCTTGTTCTTGGAGCTATTGAACAAGCAAAAGCAAGCCAACCCATCATCACAGCCATCCATTTTGAAGACCATAATAATATGCCACTGGAGAGAGATTCTTATGTCTGGATTTTTTGCTTTGCTTAAGATACTCACGCTGTCCTCAGGTCCTCTGATCCTTAACTCTTTCATTTTGGTAGCTGAGGGACATGGAAGTTTTGAATATGAAGGCTATGTATTGGCCATATCACTCTTCTGTGCAAAATGTATAGAATCCCTGTCACAAAGACAGTGGTATTTTCGAGTCAGACTAATTGGTCTAAAAATAAGGTCTTTACTCACAGCAGCTATATATAAGAAGCAACTGAGATTATCCAATGCTGCAAGGTCAATGCACTCGAGTGGTGAGATAACAAATTATGTTACTGTGGATGCTTATCGGATCGGTGAATTTCCTTTCTGGTTCCATCAGACATGGACAACAAGCCTTCAGCTGTGCATCGCTCTAGTGATTCTCTTCCGTGCAGTGGGACTAGCCACGTTTGCAGCCCTAGTTGTTATCATCCTCACTGTCATATGCAATGCTCCACTGGCCAAGTTACAGCACAAGTTTCAAAGAAACTTGATGGTTTCACAAGATGAGAGACTTAAGGCTAGTTCTGAGGCTCTTATAAACATGAAGGTGCTGAAGCTATATGCATGGGAGAGCCATTTTAAgaaagttatagaaaaattaaggGCTGTGGAATACAAGTGGTTACAAGCAGTGCAGTTGCGAAAAGCATATAATAGTTTTCTGTTTTGGTCTTCCCCAGTTTTGGTCTCTGCTGCTACCTTTGGGGCATGTTATTTCTTGAATATTCCTCTGCATGCTAGTAATGTCTTCACTTTTGTGGCCACACTTCGTCTTGTCCAGGATCCTATTAGAGCTATACCTGATGTTATTGGGATAGTTATTCAAGCAAAGGTGGCATTTGCTCGTGTTTTGAAGTTCCTTGAGGCACCAGAGCTGCAGAGTGGAAATGTCCGGAAAAAACGCCATATGGAGAATGGCGACTTAGCCATTTCTATTAAATCAGGAGGGTTTTCCTGGGAAGAGAATGTTTCAAAACCCACTCTAAGGGACATAACTTTAGAGGTTAGGATGGGGGAAAAAGTGGCTGTATGTGGAGAAGTTGGCTCCGGTAAATCAACCTTGTTGGCCGCAATACTTGGAGAAGTTCCTAACGTCCAAGGATCT ATTCAAGTATTTGGAAAGATAGCCTATGTTTCTCAAACAGCCTGGATCCAGACAGGAACGATACAAGATAACATATTATTTGGATCTGCCATGGATAAGCAACGATATGAAGAAACGCTTGAAAGGTGTTCCTTGGTGAAGGACCTTGAATTATTTCCTTATGGTGATCAAACTGAAATTGGTGAAAGAGGAGTCAATCTTAGTGGTGGCCAGAAGCAACGAATTCAACTTGCTCGCGCTCTCTATCAGGATGCTGATATATATCTCTTGGATGATCCATTCAGTGCTGTGGATGCTCACACTGCTACAAGTTTATTTAAT GAATATGTTATGGAAGCACTTGCGTCAAAGGCAGTTTTACTTGTGACTCATCAAGTTGATTTCCTACCAGCTTTTGATTCTGTTTTG TTAATGTCAGACGGGGAGATCCTTCAAGCAGCTTCTTATCACCATTTATTAGCTTCTAGTCAAGAATTTCAGGACCTTGTTAATGCACACAAAGAAACTGCTGGAGGTGGAAGAGCTGCTGAAGTTAACCCTGCCAAGGGACATGGAACGTCCACTGCAGAGATCAAGAAGAGTTATGTGGAAAAAGAGTTTAAAGAACCGGTGGGCGACCAACTGAtcaagcaagaagaaagggaaaaaGGAGATACGGGACTTAAGCCGTACTTACAGTACCTCAATCAAAACAAAGGCTTTGTGTTCTTCTTCCTTTCTACTTTCTTTCACCTTTTGTTTGTGTGTGGTCAAATAGCACAGAACTCTTGGATGGCTGCTAATGTTGATAATCCTAATGTTAGCTCGTTGAATTTGATCACGGTTTACTTGGCAATTGGAGTTTTCTCAACTTTATTGTTGCTATCTAGATCTCTTTCCACAGTTACCTTGGGTATGAGATCTTCAAGATCTCTATTTTCGCAGCTACTAAATTCCCTTTTCCGTGCTCCTATGTCATTTTATGACTCCACTCCTCTAGGAAGACTATTAAGTCGG GTTTCTGTTGATCTGAGCATTGTTGATCTTGATGTACCATTCAGCTTAATATTTGCTTTTGTGGCTACCTTAAATACTTACAGCAATCTTGGAGTCCTGGCTGTTGTTACCTGGCAAGTCCTATTTGTTTCGGTACCAATGATCTATTTAGCGATTCGCTTACAG AACTATTACTTTTCCACTGCAAAAGAGTTGATGAGGATAAATGGCACAACTAAATCCTTGGTTGCAAACCATCTGGCTGAGTCAATAGCAGGAGCCGTCACAATAAGGGCTTTCGAAGAGGAAGAACGGTTCTTTACTACGAGCCTTGACCTCATTGACACTAATGCTAGTCCTTTCTTCCACAGTTTTACAGCAAATGAATGGTTGATTCAGCGGTTAGAGACACTTAGTGCTTTTGTTTTGGCCTCTGCTGCACTCTGCATGGTTTTGCTTCCTCCTGGGACTTTCAGTTCCG GATTCATCGGCATGGCTCTTTCTTATGGCCTTTCATTGAATATGTCCCTTgtgttttcaattcaaaaccaaTGCACCATAGCGAATTATATCATTTCTGTAGAAAGGCTTAACCAATACATGGATATACCGAGTGAAGCCCCTGAAGTGATAGAGGAGAATCGTCCTCCATCCAATTGGCCTGCTGTGGGTAAAGTTGAGATCCGTGATTTGCAG ATCAGATATCGACCGGATGCACCATTAGTTCTTCGAGGAATCAGTTGCACATTTCAAGGAGGGCACAAAATCGGTATTGTTGGTCGAACTGGCAGTGGGAAGACAACTCTAATCAGTGCTTTATTCCGTCTGGTTGAGCCTACCGGAGGGAAGATTTTAGTTGATGGCATTGACATCTGTACTATTGGCCTACACGATCTGAGGTCACGTTTTGGAATAATACCTCAGGATCCTACCCTATTTAATGGAACTGTGAGATACAATTTGGATCCTCTATCCCAACATACTGACCAGGAGATATGGGAG GTTCTTGACAAGTGCCAACTTCGAGAAGCCGTTCAGGAAAAAGAAGATGGACTGGACTCCTTAG TTGTGGAAGATGGATCGAATTGGAGCATGGGGCAAAGGCAATTATTTTGTTTGGGGCGTGCTCTCTTGAGGAGAAGTCGAGTATTGGTGCTCGATGAAGCAACTGCGTCAATTGATAACGCAACGGACTTGATTTTACAGAAAACCATTCGCACCGAATTCGCAGATTGTACTGTCATTACAGTTGCACACAGGATACCGACAGTTATGGATTGCACAATGGTACTGGCTATCAGCGATG GCAAACTTGTGGAATATGACGAGCCAACAACATTGATACAGAGAGAAGGCTCATTGTTCGGGCAACTCGTGCAGGAATACTGGTCCCATTATCGTTCTGCAGAGTCACATTGA